The proteins below come from a single Rickettsiales bacterium genomic window:
- a CDS encoding Lrp/AsnC family transcriptional regulator gives MKIDRIDRKILKVLQENGRISNQELAEKVGLSPSPCLRRLKALEESGIITGYKALLDAKALGFTLAALIHISMDKHTPERFEHFESEIRKIPEVVECLLITGQQADFCLKVYVRDMEDYQELLLKRITRIEGVSGVHTSFILRQPKHTNMVPVEAL, from the coding sequence ATGAAAATAGATCGCATTGACCGGAAAATTTTGAAAGTGCTGCAGGAAAATGGTCGCATCAGCAATCAGGAGCTGGCTGAAAAGGTTGGCCTCTCGCCATCGCCTTGCCTGAGAAGATTAAAGGCGCTGGAAGAATCCGGCATCATCACCGGCTATAAGGCGCTGCTGGATGCCAAAGCATTGGGCTTTACGCTCGCCGCCCTGATTCATATTTCTATGGATAAACACACACCCGAGCGCTTCGAGCATTTTGAATCCGAGATACGCAAAATCCCTGAGGTGGTGGAGTGCCTCCTGATCACCGGCCAGCAGGCGGATTTCTGCCTGAAAGTCTATGTCCGGGATATGGAGGATTACCAGGAACTGCTGCTCAAACGTATCACCCGCATCGAGGGCGTGAGCGGCGTGCATACCAGCTTCATACTGCGCCAGCCGAAACACACGAACATGGTTCCGGTGGAAGCATTATAG
- the ychF gene encoding redox-regulated ATPase YchF gives MGFNCGIVGLPNVGKSTLFNALLATQAAEAANYPFCTIEPNVGRVAVPDERLDKLAKIAGSAQIIPTQLEFVDIAGIVRGASKGEGLGNQFLSHIREVDAIIYMLRCFDDGDITHVEGRISPLDDAEIIETELVLADMESLEKRLPALQKKAKGDKDAKEQVEIMEKLLKAVSEGKPARTVVPANDVERRIIRNMQLLTAKPVLYVCNVEEASAATGNHYSKAVMEKVDAPVVVISAKIESEVAQLPSEEDKREFLEALGLKETGLAQLIRAGYSLLNMITFFTIGPKEARAWTVARGSFAPQAAGVIHTDFEKGFIRSETIACNDYISLNGEQGAKEAGKLRLEGKEYVVQDGDVLHFRFNV, from the coding sequence ATGGGTTTCAATTGCGGCATTGTCGGCCTGCCTAACGTCGGCAAATCAACCTTGTTCAACGCACTGCTGGCAACGCAGGCGGCGGAAGCGGCAAATTATCCGTTCTGTACTATCGAGCCGAATGTAGGCCGAGTTGCCGTGCCGGATGAGCGTTTGGACAAGCTTGCGAAAATCGCAGGCTCCGCGCAGATCATTCCGACTCAGCTTGAATTTGTCGATATCGCAGGCATCGTGCGCGGTGCGAGCAAAGGCGAAGGGCTTGGTAACCAGTTCCTTTCGCATATACGCGAAGTGGATGCGATCATCTATATGCTGCGTTGTTTTGACGATGGCGATATTACGCACGTAGAAGGCCGTATTTCGCCGCTGGACGATGCGGAAATCATCGAGACCGAGCTCGTGCTTGCCGATATGGAAAGCCTGGAGAAGCGCCTGCCTGCGCTGCAGAAGAAAGCCAAGGGCGATAAGGACGCGAAAGAACAGGTGGAGATCATGGAAAAGCTGCTGAAAGCGGTCTCCGAAGGTAAGCCCGCACGCACGGTGGTTCCGGCGAATGATGTGGAACGCAGGATCATCCGCAACATGCAGCTGCTGACGGCGAAACCGGTGCTGTATGTCTGCAACGTTGAAGAGGCCAGCGCTGCGACCGGCAATCATTACTCCAAAGCCGTGATGGAAAAGGTGGATGCCCCGGTGGTAGTGATTTCGGCCAAGATCGAATCCGAAGTCGCGCAGCTGCCGAGCGAAGAAGATAAGCGTGAATTTCTCGAAGCGCTGGGGCTCAAGGAAACAGGACTCGCGCAGCTCATCCGCGCAGGATATTCGCTGCTCAATATGATTACCTTCTTCACGATAGGGCCGAAAGAGGCGAGGGCCTGGACAGTTGCGCGCGGAAGTTTCGCACCGCAGGCAGCCGGTGTCATCCATACGGACTTTGAAAAGGGGTTCATTCGCTCTGAAACGATTGCCTGCAACGATTATATTTCGCTTAATGGCGAGCAGGGTGCGAAAGAGGCTGGCAAACTGCGCCTGGAAGGCAAGGAATATGTGGTACAAGACGGTGATGTATTACATTTCCGTTTTAATGTGTAA